From Pyrenophora tritici-repentis strain M4 chromosome 1, whole genome shotgun sequence, the proteins below share one genomic window:
- a CDS encoding CypX, Cytochrome P450: MISTITPLLSSQWEHHPIRSLIILLLLIPVSYIISNEYVRYSRRIKGFSGPPNWPLVGNIPDIKYNAAQKYMEWSKKYGAVYQVQLGNEPVIVVNTADAARKLFGGHSQALSSRPVLWTFHKVLSNTAGTTIGTSPYNDSLKRRRKGAASALNKPSIATYIDHLDLETKDFVKDGFESGKTGTVGVDPMPMIERLSLSLALTLNWGTRIGSRHDPLFHEICEVEAAVSKFRSTTGNLQDYIPILRLNPFSQGTKQAKDYRNRRDVYLARLNRDLDERMAKGIHKPCIQANIIEDKEAALNKEELTSISLTMLSGGLDTITTLVQWSVALLAQRPEIQNKAIEEIRKFYSEEEPLADANDDQKCSYIVALVRECLRYYTVLRLALPRSTVKDITYEGKVIPAGSTLYLNAWACNMDPDVWNDPHEFRPERWLEQPNAPLHTYGLGYRMCAGSLLANRELYLIFLRLLNSFELVQDSPVDVHPVRGSADPTSLVTMCHAYKVIFKPRNERVLREALKAADERLAANERT; this comes from the exons ATGATCTCCACCATCACCCCACTACTATCTTCGCAATGGGAACATCACCCTATTCGCTCTCTTATCATATTACTTCTTCTTATTCCTGTATCGTACATCATTTCCAATGAGTACGTGCGATACTCGCGACGTATCAAAGGCTTCTCTGGGCCACCAAATTGGCCTTTGGTTGGAAACATCCCGGATATCAAATACAATGCTGCGCAGAAGTATATGGAATGGAGCAAGAAATATGGTGCCGTATATCAAGTGCAGCTGGGCAATGAACCGGTGATTGTGGTCAATACTGCCGATGCTGCGAGGAAGCTTTTTGGTGGGCACAGCCAGGCGTTGAGTTCGAGACCGGTGCTTTGGACTTTCCACAAG GTGTTGTCCAATACTGCTGGTACGACGATTGGCACATCGCCTTACAACGATTCACTCAAGCGAAGGAGAAAGGGCGCTGCTTCCGCGCTCAACAAACCCTCGATTGCGACGTACATCGACCATCTGGATCTCGAGACCAAGGATTTCGTAAAAGACGGGTTTGAATCAGGAAAAACTGGTACTGTGGGCGTAGATCCAATGCCCATGATCGAGCGTCTTTCTCTCTCGCTGGCCTTGACTCTCAACTGGGGCACACGTATAGGTAGCCGACATGATCCACTGTTCCATGAGATCTGCGAGGTTGAAGCAGCTGTGTCCAAGTTCAGGAGTACCACGGGGAATCTGCAGGATTATATCCCGATTCTGAGGCTGAACCCATTCAGCCAGGGTACAAAGCAGGCAAAAGACTACCGGAACCGAAGAGACGTATACTTGGCCAGGCTGAACCGCGACCTGGACGAGAGAATGGCAAAGGGCATCCACAAGCCATGTATCCAAGCGAACATCATCGAAGACAAAGAGGCCGCGCTGAACAAGGAGGAGCTGACGTCAATCAGTTTGACGATGTTGTCTGGTGGTCTGGACACTATCACCACGCTCGTACAATGGAGTGTTGCGCTGCTTGCTCAGAGACCAGAGATTCAAAACAAGGCCATTGAGGAGATCAGGAAATTTTACTCCGAAGAGGAACCGCTGGCCGATGCAAATGACGACCAAAAGTGCAGCTACATTGTCGCGTTAGTCAGAGAGTGCCTTCGATATTATACTGTACTACGTCTGGCTCTTCCTCGTAGTACAGTCAAAGACATCACGTACGAGGGCAAAGTCATTCCAGCTGGTAGCACATTGTACCTGAACGCGTGGGCGTGCAACATGG ACCCCGACGTTTGGAACGATCCACACGAGTTCCGTCCGGAGCGCTGGCTCGAGCAGCCCAATGCGCCGTTGCACACCTACGGACTGGGTTACAGGATGTGCGCGGGATCGCTATTGGCAAATCGAGAGCTCTACTTGATCTTTTTGCGCTTACTGAATAGCTTCGAGCTTGTGCAGGACTCGCCGGTGGACGTGCACCCGGTACGAGGCAGCGCGGACCCGACCTCCCTGGTGACGATGTGCCATGCTTACAAGGTGATCTTCAAGCCGCGAAATGAGAGGGTGCTGCGCGAGGCTTTGAAGGCGGCGGATGAGCGATTGGCTGCGAATGAAAGGACGTAA
- a CDS encoding Atrophin-1 multi-domain protein encodes MKKSPGQPEASLRQSESEPGGSFPERHLYKPAVTKDSHGYFREALSGAGDPEGLRGLYNTYSQQYGHANNFGHPHNPTIGLEEQRPNSYDPHHSAQSPQFDFPSNNTILRGIKNDVEHTSFPCQDHEFRSAEPSQIYMTHRGSFSIEAPLSASMSSFPQPSSRHSSAPPQAAGHYGPFLGRFKDSADAKLHRRTRMRFGRMPWRDPKEDPTIADIELHRTKHVERIYNAMICGEFARDNAKSTALKRWVHEPHYQSDLVEAYAHKLFDCLLEQVKEGFRGWHQNDYVNDERKGEDDDKDIDCAGRLDNIITALQQEKSICENVMSSAWQIRMFVNAPKAYSKRKDQNRVGNSKRPNARSSEVPDHNPRAAKRPRVKQTRTQPSAEMPLPRNTPPQRPYEPSGLPYFTTPATQRSIQSPPTSAFRAPQAPSMLPSSRPSVSSLGQGQLNLMSPPGLSLQAILRTPQLRAQTQSIMRVPSLPPVEQFPFSPSTVPYSNFPASPTPGDVKPAHPDQNFNSWPHTTAVGDFPYGIYPNMNPVESSQFPAIEDWQHGVFDFPTSITPENANLFAHHPEMGCLAN; translated from the exons ATGAAGAAATCTCCTGGCCAGCCGGAGGCGTCACTCCGTCAAAGCGAATCCGAACCGGGGGGTAGTTTCCCTGAAAGGCATCTATACAAACCTGCCGTTACCAAAGATAGCCACGGGTATTTTAGGGAAGCCTTGAGTGGGGCTGGAGATCCCGAAGGCTTGCGTGGACTCTACAACACCTATAGCCAGCAGTACGGGCATGCAAACAACTTCGGCCACCCGCACAACCCGACCATCGGACTTGAGGAGCAGAGGCCCAACTCGTACGATCCACATCATTCGGCGCAGTCGCCGCAGTTCGACTTCCCGAGCAACAACACCATTCTGCGTGGCATCAAGAATGACGTTGAGCACACTAGCTTCCCCTGTCAAGACCACGAATTCAGGAGTGCGGAACCTTCGCAGATCTATATGACGCATCGTGGGTCCTTCTCCATCGAAGCTCCCCTGTCTGCGTCCATGTCATCGTTTCCACAGCCGTCATCGAGACACAGCAGTGCACCACCGCAGGCGGCTGGGCATTATGGACCGTTTCTTGGTCGCTTCAAGGACTCTGCCGATGCCAAACTACACCGCCGTACCAGAATGCGCTTTGGTCGCATGCCTTGGAGAGACCCCAAAGAAGACCCGACCATTGCAGACATCGAGCTCCACCGCACGAAGCATGTAGAACGTATCTACAACGCGATGATCTGTGGTGAATTCGCCAGAGACAACGCCAAGTCCACTGCACTGAAGCGGTGGGTTCACGAACCACATTACCAGTCGGACCTAGTTGAGGCATACGCTCACAAGCTGTTCGATTGCTTGCTTGAGCAGGTCAAAGAAGGCTTCCGTGGATGGCACCAGAACGACTACGTTAACGACGAGCGCAAGGGTGAAGATGATGACAAAGACATCGATTGTGCGGGTCGATTGGACAACATCATCACTGCATTGCAGCAAGAAAAGTCGATATGCGAAAACGTCATGAGCTCCGCGTGGCAGATCCGAATGTTTGTCAATGCGCCCAAGGCCTACTCCAAGAGAAAGGACCAGAACCGGGTCGGTAATAGTAAACGTCCAAATGCCAGGAGCAGTGAAGTGCCTGATCACAACCCGCGGGCAGCGAAGAGACCAAGGGTTAAACAGACACGAACTCAGCCGTCTGCTGAGATGCCACTTCCGCGAAATACGCCCCCGCAGCGCCCATACGAGCCGAGCGGGCTGCCATACTTCACCACTCCGGCTACGCAGCGGTCCATCCAGAGTCCTCCAACATCGGCCTTTCGCGCACCACAGGCGCCATCGATGCTACCCTCATCACGTCCAAGTGTTAGCTCGCTCGGCCAAGGTCAACTGAACTTGATGTCACCACCTGGTCTGTCGTTGCAAGCAATTCTTCGTACCCCACAGTTGCGCGCGCAGACACAGTCGATCATGCGCgttccttctcttcctccCGTTGAGCAGTTCCCCTTTTCGCCGTCCACCGTCCCCTACAGCAACTTCCCTGCTTCACCCACGCCTGGCGATGTAAAGCCTGCACATCCCGATCAGAACTTCAACTCCTGGCCACACACCACTGCCGTGGGCGACTTCCCATATGGTATCTATCCAAACATGAACCCAGTTGAGAGTTCACAGTTTCCAGCAATCGAGGACTGGCAGCATGGGGTCTTCGATTTTCCCACCAGTATCACCCCCGAGAACGCCAACCTTTTCGCGCATCATCCCGAGATGGGT tgcctggccaattAG
- a CDS encoding Chitin-bind-3 multi-domain protein, protein MKSFTVVAAIAGLATSVAAHGLVSSPTPRKPGAGLKAACGDQVFNTQNSDPYGNVQGSIQNLQGSHPDCKIWQCKGVPFADKTEVFQYTAGQKIDMKVEIHAPHDGLANVSVVSTSTDKIIGKPLISWDKYALTSVPMSQHPEWTSFSITMPDVSSECSKAGDCVIQWWWDAPTINQSYESCIDFTMGGGSGSSPATPVESSAPASSTTPEASATSTPSPAEPTASPAASPDVPKTFTIDTFVEWLRTNAGSSAAQKVRRMIAAQRPHPRAFAV, encoded by the exons ATGAAGTCCTTCACTGTTGTCGCCGCCATCGCTGGCTTAGCCACCTCCGTCGCTGCCCACGGCCTCGTCAGCTCTCCGACGCCCCGTAAGCCTGGTGCCGGCCTCAAGGCTGCCTGCGGTGACCAGGTGTTCAACACCCAGAACTCCGATCCGTACGGCAACGTGCAGGGTTCCATACAGAACCTCCAGGGTAGCCACCCTGACTGCAAGATTTGGCAGTGCAAAGGTGTTCCGTTCGCCGACAAAACCGAGGTCTTCCAGTACACTGCTGGCCAAAAGATCGACATGAAGGTCGAGATCCATGCGCCTCACGATGGTTTGGCCAACGTCTCCGTCGTCTCTACCTCTACCGATAAGATTATCGGCAAGCCTCTCATCAGTTGGGACAAGTATGCCTTGACCTCCGTCCCTATGAGCCAGCATCCCGAATGGACCAGCTTCAGCATCACCATGCCTGATGTCAGCAGCGAGTGCTCCAAGGCTGGCGACTGTGTGATCCAGTGGTGGTGGGATGCACCAACCATCAACCAAAGCTACGAGTCTTGCATCGACTTCACAATGGGTGGTGGCTCTGGCTCTTCGCCCGCCACTCCCGTCGAATCTTCCGCCCCTGCCTCCAGCACCACTCCTGAAGCCAGCGCTACTTCCACCCCCAGCCCCGCCGAGCCTACTGCTTCCCCTGCTGCTAGCCCTGA CGTCCCAAAGACCTTCACCATCGACACCTTCGTTGAATGGCTCCGCACCAACGCTGGCTCAAGCGCCGCTCAGAAAGTTCGCCGCATGATCGCCGCTCAACGCCCTCACCCTCGTGCTTTCGCCGTCTAA
- a CDS encoding membrane protein, whose protein sequence is MAGQTYSPDLVRGSPNTHYDTEEKLRYELAKTITLTPELYERLFLSPKTEVAGDLRSRFGNPTPVGVLGFTVAVTPLACAFMGWQGSGGLGVATSTVGIFFGGMLLIFAGIGEFLLGNTFPMVVFFGYGAHFFAYSTTFVPAFNAVGFFNPDGSGTGSPGTSNQTSMFLASYGFYLIAMCLLSFIFLLGSLRVNVVFVLIFAFAATGFGLGSGAFFHLSRGNVVIGTKLATGTGACFFAAGVLGFYFLLAMIIAIMELPIPDLPVFDLSTTIKPKERGMIKEE, encoded by the exons ATGGCAGGCCAAACCTACTCTCCTGATCTCGTACGCGGGTCACCTAACACTCACTATGATACCGAAGAAAAGTTGCGCTATGAGCTCGCCAAAACCATCACTCTTACGCCAGAGCTCTACGAGCGTCTGTTCCTCAGCCCGAAGACAGAGGTAGCGGGCGATCTACGCTCACGCTTTGGTAACCCTACACCAGTTGGGGTACTAGGCTTCACGGTTGCTGTCACGCCGCTCGCATGTGCATTCA TGGGCTGGCAAGGCTCAGGTGGACTGGGCGTCGCCACAAGCACAGTGGGCATCTTCTTTGGCGGCATGCTTCTCATCTTCGCTGGTATTGGAGAGTTTCTTCTTGGCAACACCTTTCCTATGGTCGTGTTCTTTGGATACGGAGCTCATTTCTTTGCGTACTCGACAACGTTTGTTCCTGCTTTCAACGCCGTTGGATTCTTCAATCCGGATGGAAGTGGTACAGGCAGTCCGGGAACTTCCAATCAGACATCTATGTTCTTGGCTAGTTATG GTTTCTATCTTATCGCCATGTGTCTTCTGTCCTTCATCTTCCTTCTCGGCTCTCTCCGAGTGAACGTGGTGTTTGTACTCATCTTTGCTTTCGCAGCCACTGGGTTTGGGTTAGGTTCGGGAGCTTTCTTTCATCTCTCCCGAGGCAATGTCGTCATCGGAACAAAGCTAGCTACTGGTACCGGGGCCTGCTTTTTCGCAGCGGGCGTTTTGGGTTTCTACTTCCTACTTGCAATGATCATTGCGATCATGGAGCTACCGATACCAGACCTACCAGTGTTTGATCTGAGCACCACCATCAAGCCCAAGGAGAGGGGTATGATCAAAGAAGAGTAG
- a CDS encoding But2 multi-domain protein yields the protein MLALALLSALFGLTVFAELIDIQFPHMLLPLKEAQPNIAFKTQPDATVSLNSQTGDEQWTAVNFDVPDHGNTHCHVNFHLNTNKLKSAPVGLKGQAPFAINISRIEPTLVNGGTTWNTKPATIEHVAIFILDKDLGTSEIFGKWFDCPKGVAQFIIHPAGARDLEAYWYELDYTMADGGPHGITLEMFAR from the exons ATGCTCGCCCTCGCCCTCCTCTCAGCCCTATTCGGCCTCACGGTCTTCGCCGAACTAATAGACATCCAATTCCCGCACATGCTCCTCCCTCTCAAAGAAGCTCAGCCAAACATCGCTTTCAAAACCCAGCCCGACGCCACCGTCAGCCTCAAC AGCCAAACTGGAGACGAACAATGGACAGCCGTCAACTTCGACGTTCCCGACCACGGCAACACGCACTGCCACGTAAACTTCCACCTCAACACGAACAAGCTCAAGAGCGCGCCCGTCGGCCTCAAAGGCCAAGCCCCCTTCGCCATCAACATTTCCCGTATCGAGCCCACGCTCGTCAACGGCGGTACTACTTGGAACACCAAGCCGGCTACTATTGAGCACGTTGCGATCTTTATTTTGGACAAGGATCTGGGTACCAGTGAGATATTTGGCAAGTGGTTCGACTGTCCGAAGGGTGTGGCGCAGTTTATCATTCATCCTGCTGGTGCGAGGGATTTGGAGGCGTACTGGTATGAGCTCGACTACACCATGGCTGATGGGGGGCCGCATGGTATCACCCTTGAGATGTTCGC CCGGtag
- a CDS encoding DUF936 domain containing protein: MDNLADIEQIVHDLKVDRDTWHAVALQYRAAFEAQTTRLSELQDVCFATQAELENERVQQRRLQVTSNQSENYLHSTFDGAGDHKLNGSFGTAAILSPRRNDNDRTQKPSDGYANPLFKRVQECAAQKNYGTALVEVERLLRGPLSSKARAEGLLLKSNVLRASGPEELFDALAACSEAVELCDRISELETFLPRIQYQRGLLYQELRMLRDDKEVASTVSDDGLLSTEASDFRKSKDDDLDLLRFAKRRSGFDENRTMEGLLARLEEKEFESKRRRVSTQLRQRAAAKARRMSLPYRWVKSKSEEYHLV, encoded by the exons ATGGACAACCTTGCAGACATTGAACAGATCGTACACGATCTCAAGGTGGACAGAGACACTTGGCACGCAGTTGCCCTCCAATACCGGGCTGCATTCGAAGCCCAGACGACCCGCCTCAGCGAGCTCCAGGATGTGTGCTTCGCCACGCAAGCCGAATTGGAAAACGAACGAGTACAGCAGCGTCGACTACAGGTCACGTCGAACCAAAGCGAGAACTACCTTCACAGCACCTTTGATGGGGCTGGAGACCACAAGCTGAACGGTTCTTTCGGCACAGCGGCTATCCTCTCACCTAGGAGGAATGATAACGACCGCACCCAAAAACCATCGGATGGATACGCAAATCCACTGTTCAAGCGAGTGCAGGAGTGCGCAGCCCAGAAGAACTATGGAACCGCCCTAGTCGAGGTTGAACGACTACTGCGCGGTCCTCTGAGCTCCAAAGCCCGCGCCGAAGGACTATTGTTGAAGAGCAACGTCCTGCGAGCCTCTGGTCCCGAGGAACTATTCGACGCGCTGGCTGCGTGTAGCGAGGCTGTGGAATTGTGCGATCGTATTTCCGAACTGGAAACCTTCCTACCGAGAATACAATACCAGCGTGGCTTACTGTATCAGGAGCTGCGCATGCTCCGTGATGACAAAGAAGTGGCCAGCACAGTCAGTGATGACGGTCTACTATCTACTGAGGCTAGTGACTTTCGCAAGTCAAAAGATGATGATCTGGATTTACTGCGCTTTGCTAAGCGTCGGTCGGGCTTCGATGAGAACCGTACCATGGAGGGCTTGCTTGCACGTTTGGAAGAGAAGGAATTCGAG AGCAAACGCCGGCGTGTGAGTACACAGCTTAGGCAGCGCGCTGCAGCGAAAGCGAGGCGAATGTCCCTACCCTACCGCTGGGTGAAGTCGAAGAGCGAAGAATATCACCTAGTTTAG
- a CDS encoding APC-basic domain containing protein encodes MLDEYECHPVDPSEWMESISPVEIQDETEEDERYAFVSPLLDPSQCEEDSASNDESDIVEKGPANAVPPHLSPDDAFWTRMRLVQIRNLLVRCQILYTTVRCMERRPSKPPTDAQLDRYYKKIRYLGTRARKVAEAIGGDDLRARAEYWAGRGCGGLQDWQAAITHFTAAIKFDVPNFTDEKEELRQRGLLQEEKNDVEFLLQSVKQRERDLEQRKENAIREKYGDIHPNLHPPDINWALLKGPRWTPDRDRLVELAKTQYGSTRQSMSRFTITENGEEGYTKEEISFIYERMAMEDTSEFSRKLLSVEEWRYIVRGDEPGDGQDGSPQQQAQHSEPAAETNARLPDITLTTPTERSSSESSRQTSMESNDAHLKKPQSVSNPPLPSPPPLRLSKLENTSSPTSPRLTIKERRKKKVKSIVMPRGQTGVVASRALPKSAEPKDNKGTGDEESEGEIVDVRLDHTLDVEETIASIFERDAENAGNESGGSTPRVAGFEDESGESTPQVATESK; translated from the coding sequence ATGCTTGATGAGTACGAATGTCACCCTGTGGATCCTTCAGAGTGGATGGAAAGTATCTCACCGGTTGAGATACAAGACGAGACAGAAGAAGACGAGAGATACGCATTTGTATCGCCGCTTCTCGACCCATCTCAATGCGAGGAAGACTCTGCTAGCAATGACGAATCAGATATTGTAGAAAAGGGCCCTGCGAATGCTGTTCCGCCTCACCTAAGTCCAGATGACGCTTTTTGGACCCGTATGCGACTGGTACAAATCCGCAACCTTCTAGTTCGCTGCCAAATCCTCTACACCACCGTGAGATGCATGGAGCGCAGACCTTCGAAACCACCCACCGATGCTCAGCTGGATCGATACTATAAGAAGATACGGTACCTCGGCACTAGAGCACGAAAAGTAGCTGAGGCCATAGGAGGCGACGACTTACGAGCGCGAGCCGAATATTGGGCGGGACGCGGCTGCGGTGGCCTACAGGATTGGCAGGCAGCCATCACCCATTTCACAGCAGCGATCAAGTTTGACGTACCCAACTTTACAGACGAAAAAGAAGAATTACGCCAAAGAGGATTACTACAAGAAGAGAAAAACGACGTGGAGTTTCTACTACAAAGCGTGAAGCAGCGCGAGCGAGACTTGGAGCAGCGAAAAGAAAACGCGATCAGAGAGAAATATGGCGATATCCATCCCAACTTACACCCACCGGATATTAACTGGGCTTTGTTAAAAGGTCCGCGCTGGACTCCAGACCGAGACCGCCTCGTAGAACTTGCAAAGACACAGTATGGCAGCACGAGGCAATCCATGAGTCGcttcaccatcaccgaaAACGGGGAAGAGGGTTACACAAAGGAAGAGATCAGTTTCATCTACGAGAGAATGGCTATGGAGGACACGAGCGAATTTTCACGAAAATTGCTCAGCGTGGAGGAGTGGCGGTATATCGTCCGTGGAGATGAGCCCGGAGATGGTCAAGATGGTTCCCCGCAGCAGCAAGCTCAGCATAGCGAGCCCGCAGCTGAAACAAATGCTCGCCTTCCTGACATAACCCTTACTACACCGACTGAAAGATCTTCATCAGAGAGTTCAAGACAGACGTCAATGGAATCAAACGATGCACACTTGAAAAAACCCCAGTCAGTCTCCAATCCACCACTACCATCACCGCCTCCGTTGAGATTATCCAAATTGGAAAACACAAGTTCACCGACATCACCACGCCTCACCATCAAGGAACGACGAAAAAAGAAGGTGAAGAGTATTGTTATGCCACGGGGACAGACTGGGGTGGTTGCTTCGCGTGCTTTGCCGAAGTCTGCTGAACCTAAAGATAACAAAGGAACGGGCGACGAGGAGAGTGAGGGCGAGATTGTGGATGTGAGGTTGGATCATACACTAGATGTTGAGGAGACCATTGCTAGCATTTTTGAGAGGGATGCTGAGAATGCTGGTAATGAGAGTGGGGGAAGTACGCCACGGGTGGCTGGATTTGAGGACGAGAGTGGGGAGAGTACGCCACAGGTGGCTACTGAGTCAAAGTGA